From the genome of Ictalurus furcatus strain D&B chromosome 4, Billie_1.0, whole genome shotgun sequence, one region includes:
- the lepa gene encoding leptin a, with protein MSYKATALMEPKHGTARSPKGRCCSQGTKPLTPKKKGTMAIYPVLFCSCVMTVLTLAHGRGLPTDSMKNSVKLQVENIISRIQKHKDEFQILHKMILDSPELLPELQSDKPIDGLSSMVDTLNNFQRVLHSLPKGHMSQLHSDVSTLQHYLEDRMSSLQCTHRKTGTEKNLEAFLKNHSMYYITLGHITLDRLQKYLQRLNHNLDQLRTC; from the exons ATGAGCTATAAAGCCACAGCACTGATGGAGCCTAAGCATGGCACAGCTCGCTCACCTAAAG GTAGGTGTTGTTCTCAAGGCACAAAACCACTCAcacccaaaaaaaaaggcactatGGCTATATACCCTGTTCTTTTTTGCTCCTGTGTAATGACGGTGCTCACGCTCGCACATGGCCGTGGTCTTCCTACAGACAGCATGAAAAACTCTGTCAAACTACAAGTCGAGAACATTATCTCCAGAATCCAGAAACACAAAGATGAG TTCCAAATACTCCATAAGATGATCCTGGATAGTCCCGAGCTCTTGCCCGAGCTGCAGTCCGATAAGCCCATCGATGGTCTGAGCTCCATGGTGGACACGCTGAACAACTTCCAGCGAGTTCTTCACAGCCTGCCCAAGGGTCACATGAGCCAACTTCACAGTGATGTAAGCACACTGCAGCACTACCTGGAAGACCGGATGAGCTCACTGCAGtgcacacacaggaaaacaggcACAGAGAAGAACCTGGAGGCCTTCCTGAAAAACCATAGCATGTACTACATCACCCTGGGTCACATCACTCTGGATAGACTGCAGAAATACTTACAGAGACTTAACCACAATCTGGACCAGCTGAGAACTTGCTGA